A DNA window from Roseovarius sp. Pro17 contains the following coding sequences:
- a CDS encoding efflux RND transporter periplasmic adaptor subunit yields the protein MQFLRRSLTGLILMSLTLGILAYAGYILNASVQARLARTPDAGVREEREFAVKVVLAQPQAIAPTLIAYGEVRSRRTLELRAKASGTIVELAEAFDEGRQVEAGQLLVRIDPADTQSARDRASSDLMDARAEARDAARGLDLARDELTAARDQADLQERALQRQRDLGERGVATTAAAETAELAAAAARGAVLTRRQAVASAEARVDQAATGTVRAEIALAEAERRLADTSITAEFAGALADVAVDQGALVSNGERLASLIDRSALEVAFRVSTSQFARLLDQNAQLRRAPVTAVLEASGTRLIAPGSITRASAAVGEGQTGRLVFARLESAQGLKPGDFVTVEVAEPVLENVVRLPATALGADGAVLALDADTRLEPLAVTLIRRQGDDVLIRAAEGSPPLAGRQIVTQRSPLLGAGIKVRPIGAGAAAPEPAAMLELSEERRARLIAYVEGSRDMPDAMRTRLLDQLAQARVPARVVERLENRMGG from the coding sequence ATGCAGTTTCTGCGCCGAAGTCTGACAGGTCTGATCCTGATGTCTCTGACATTGGGGATATTGGCCTATGCGGGCTACATCCTGAACGCGTCGGTGCAGGCGCGGCTGGCCCGCACGCCAGATGCGGGCGTGCGCGAAGAGCGTGAGTTCGCGGTCAAGGTCGTGCTGGCGCAGCCACAGGCCATCGCACCGACCCTGATCGCCTATGGCGAGGTGCGTAGCCGCCGCACGCTGGAGCTGCGCGCCAAGGCGTCCGGTACCATCGTCGAGCTGGCCGAGGCCTTTGACGAGGGCCGGCAGGTCGAGGCGGGGCAGCTTCTGGTGCGGATTGATCCGGCTGACACACAGTCTGCGCGCGATCGCGCGTCGAGCGATCTTATGGACGCCCGCGCTGAGGCCCGCGATGCCGCCCGCGGGCTGGATCTGGCGCGCGACGAACTGACGGCGGCGCGCGATCAGGCCGACCTGCAAGAGCGCGCATTGCAGCGCCAGCGCGATCTGGGCGAGCGTGGCGTCGCCACCACCGCCGCCGCCGAGACCGCCGAGCTGGCGGCCGCCGCCGCGCGCGGCGCTGTTCTGACGCGCAGACAGGCCGTCGCCAGCGCCGAGGCGCGCGTCGATCAGGCCGCGACCGGAACCGTGCGCGCCGAAATCGCGCTGGCCGAGGCGGAAAGACGGCTGGCCGACACCAGCATAACCGCCGAATTTGCAGGCGCGCTGGCCGATGTTGCAGTGGATCAGGGCGCGCTGGTCAGCAATGGCGAACGGCTGGCAAGCCTGATCGACCGCTCGGCGCTGGAGGTAGCGTTTCGCGTCTCGACCTCGCAATTCGCGCGCCTGCTGGATCAGAATGCCCAGTTGCGCCGCGCGCCAGTCACCGCTGTGCTAGAGGCATCCGGTACGCGCCTCATTGCGCCGGGGAGTATCACCCGCGCCAGCGCCGCCGTGGGCGAGGGGCAGACCGGGCGTCTGGTCTTTGCGCGGCTGGAGTCGGCGCAAGGGTTGAAGCCCGGCGATTTCGTCACCGTCGAAGTGGCCGAGCCGGTTTTGGAGAATGTGGTGCGCCTGCCTGCCACGGCGCTGGGCGCGGACGGTGCGGTTCTGGCGCTGGACGCGGATACCCGGCTGGAGCCGTTGGCCGTTACGCTGATACGCCGCCAAGGCGACGATGTGCTGATCCGCGCAGCCGAAGGATCGCCACCTCTGGCAGGTCGTCAGATCGTCACGCAGCGCTCGCCCCTTTTGGGCGCGGGGATCAAAGTACGCCCTATCGGAGCAGGCGCCGCTGCACCTGAACCCGCCGCCATGCTGGAGCTGAGCGAGGAGCGCCGCGCGCGCCTCATCGCCTATGTGGAGGGCAGCCGCGACATGCCCGACGCCATGCGCACCCGCTTGCTGGACCAACTGGCGCAGGCCCGCGTGCCCGCCCGCGTGGTCGAGCGGTTGGAAAACCGGATGGGTGGCTAG
- the moaB gene encoding molybdenum cofactor biosynthesis protein B — protein sequence MSNIDETRKFIPVRIAVLTVSDTRQADDDRSGDTLAARIEGAGHILAARAIVRDERAAIAKRLRDWCEDAGIDAIISTGGTGLTGRDVTVEAHRDVYEKEIDAFGTVFTHVSMAKIGTSAVQSRATAGVARGTYLFALPGSPGACKDAWDDILSLQLDYRHRPCNFVEIMPRLDEHQRRK from the coding sequence ATGAGTAACATTGATGAAACCCGCAAGTTCATCCCCGTGCGCATCGCAGTGCTGACCGTCAGCGATACGCGGCAGGCAGATGATGACCGCTCGGGCGATACGCTGGCGGCCCGGATCGAAGGGGCCGGACATATTCTGGCCGCTCGCGCCATTGTGCGGGACGAGCGTGCCGCAATTGCAAAGCGTCTGCGCGATTGGTGCGAGGATGCGGGCATCGACGCCATCATCTCAACCGGGGGCACTGGCCTGACGGGCCGCGACGTGACCGTCGAGGCGCATCGCGACGTCTATGAAAAGGAAATCGACGCCTTTGGCACCGTGTTCACCCATGTCAGCATGGCCAAGATCGGCACCAGCGCCGTTCAAAGCCGCGCTACGGCGGGCGTGGCACGTGGCACCTACCTGTTCGCGCTGCCCGGCAGCCCCGGCGCGTGCAAGGATGCGTGGGACGACATATTGTCCCTGCAACTGGACTATCGCCACCGCCCCTGCAACTTTGTCGAGATCATGCCCCGTCTGGACGAGCATCAGCGCCGCAAGTAG
- a CDS encoding LysE family translocator, producing MIDPWLLLAFLPAALALNLTPGADMMFCLGQGLRAGPKQAMAASAGISLGALVHVSLAALGIGALVTAAPWLFDVIRWVGVAYLLWLAVGALRTGPVHATGRPMSVRRAFREGLIVNLTNPKVIFFVLAFLPQFTDPTRSLLGQFLMLGAIMGFGGLIINGAVGVFAGGLGRRMAGSPRFARGLGYATAAIFTALAARLAILERA from the coding sequence GTGATTGATCCGTGGCTGCTGCTGGCGTTCCTGCCTGCCGCATTGGCGCTGAACCTGACGCCGGGGGCGGATATGATGTTCTGCCTCGGACAGGGTTTGCGCGCCGGGCCAAAGCAGGCGATGGCCGCGAGCGCGGGTATTTCCTTGGGGGCGCTGGTCCATGTGAGTTTAGCGGCGCTGGGAATCGGCGCGCTGGTGACGGCGGCGCCGTGGCTGTTCGATGTGATCCGCTGGGTGGGAGTCGCCTATCTGTTGTGGCTGGCAGTCGGCGCGCTGCGCACTGGGCCGGTCCACGCCACGGGTCGCCCGATGAGCGTGCGCCGTGCGTTCCGCGAGGGGCTGATCGTGAACCTCACGAACCCCAAAGTGATCTTTTTCGTTCTGGCGTTTTTGCCGCAATTCACCGACCCCACCCGCAGCCTGCTGGGGCAGTTTCTGATGCTGGGTGCGATCATGGGCTTTGGCGGCTTGATCATCAACGGTGCCGTCGGCGTGTTCGCTGGGGGCCTTGGGCGGCGCATGGCCGGATCGCCGCGCTTTGCGCGCGGGTTGGGCTATGCCACGGCTGCGATATTCACGGCGCTGGCGGCGCGCCTCGCGATACTGGAAAGGGCCTGA
- a CDS encoding uracil-DNA glycosylase, whose protein sequence is MDSALDFHGLRALLQWQVELGVDEAIGDVPVNRYEAPAAAPKAVAPAAQKAVPLHAAPDAEAAARQAAEGANDLDALRAALAAYDHCELKRGARNLVFADGVPGARVMIIGEAPGREEDRAGRPFVGQAGKMLDRMLASIGLSREENVYITNILPWRPPQNADPKPGEIAMMRPFMQRHVELAAPEMVILVGNISCQAGLGERGITKLRGKWTEAWGKPALPMFHPAYLLRTPAAKRAAWADLLAVQARLRGDAS, encoded by the coding sequence ATGGATTCGGCATTGGATTTTCACGGGCTGAGGGCGCTCCTGCAATGGCAGGTCGAGCTGGGCGTCGACGAGGCGATCGGCGACGTGCCGGTGAACCGCTATGAGGCGCCGGCCGCGGCGCCCAAGGCGGTGGCGCCTGCCGCGCAAAAGGCCGTGCCTTTGCATGCCGCGCCGGATGCCGAGGCGGCGGCGCGCCAAGCTGCCGAGGGGGCGAATGATCTGGACGCCCTGCGCGCAGCACTGGCTGCCTACGACCATTGCGAGCTGAAGCGTGGCGCGCGCAATCTGGTCTTTGCGGATGGTGTGCCGGGCGCGCGCGTGATGATTATCGGCGAGGCACCGGGCCGCGAAGAGGATCGCGCGGGGCGCCCCTTTGTCGGGCAGGCGGGGAAAATGCTGGACCGGATGTTGGCCAGCATCGGGCTGAGCCGCGAGGAGAACGTCTATATCACCAACATTCTGCCGTGGCGTCCGCCGCAGAATGCCGATCCCAAGCCGGGTGAGATTGCCATGATGCGCCCTTTCATGCAGCGGCACGTCGAGTTGGCCGCACCCGAGATGGTGATCCTCGTGGGCAATATCTCGTGCCAGGCGGGCTTGGGCGAGCGTGGCATTACCAAGCTGCGCGGGAAATGGACCGAGGCGTGGGGCAAGCCCGCGCTGCCGATGTTCCATCCTGCCTATCTGCTGCGCACACCTGCGGCCAAGCGCGCGGCCTGGGCCGATCTGCTGGCTGTGCAGGCCCGGCTGAGGGGGGACGCATCGTGA
- a CDS encoding aspartate carbamoyltransferase catalytic subunit: MPFDHTHLLGIEPLAPHDITTILDLADQYADQGRSGAKHGDALAGLTQINMFFENSTRTQASFELAGKRLGADVMSMAMQASSIKKGETLIDTAMTLNAMHPDLLVVRHPHSGAVDLLAQKVNCAVLNAGDGRHEHPTQALLDALTIRRAKGRLHRLNIAICGDIAHSRVARSNIILLGKMENRIRLIGPPTLMPAGIGEFGVEVYDDMQKGLEGVDVVMMLRLQRERMDGGFIPSEREYYHRYGLDAEKLAHAAPDAIVMHPGPMNRGVEIDGELADDIRRSVIQQQVEMGVAVRMAAMDLLARNLRRRATPKTVMA, translated from the coding sequence GTGCCTTTCGACCACACCCACCTTCTGGGGATCGAGCCTTTGGCCCCCCATGACATCACCACGATCCTCGATTTGGCCGATCAATACGCCGATCAGGGCCGCAGCGGTGCCAAGCATGGCGATGCACTGGCAGGCCTGACGCAGATCAACATGTTCTTTGAGAACTCCACCCGCACGCAGGCCAGTTTCGAACTGGCGGGCAAGCGGCTGGGCGCTGACGTCATGTCGATGGCGATGCAGGCCAGCAGTATCAAGAAGGGCGAGACGCTGATCGACACAGCCATGACGCTGAACGCCATGCACCCCGATCTGCTGGTCGTGCGTCACCCCCATTCGGGCGCGGTCGACCTTCTGGCGCAAAAGGTAAACTGCGCGGTGCTGAACGCAGGCGACGGGCGGCACGAACACCCCACGCAGGCGCTGCTGGACGCGCTGACGATCCGCCGCGCCAAGGGGCGGCTGCATCGCCTGAACATCGCGATCTGCGGCGATATCGCGCATAGCCGCGTCGCACGCAGCAACATCATTCTGCTGGGCAAGATGGAGAACCGCATCCGCCTGATCGGCCCTCCCACATTGATGCCCGCCGGGATCGGCGAATTCGGCGTCGAGGTCTATGACGATATGCAAAAGGGGCTGGAGGGAGTCGACGTCGTCATGATGCTGCGCCTTCAGCGCGAGCGTATGGATGGCGGCTTTATCCCCTCCGAGCGCGAATATTACCACCGCTATGGCCTCGACGCCGAAAAGCTGGCCCATGCAGCACCTGATGCGATCGTCATGCATCCCGGCCCGATGAATCGCGGGGTCGAGATCGACGGCGAGTTGGCCGACGATATCAGGCGCAGCGTGATCCAGCAGCAGGTGGAAATGGGCGTCGCCGTGCGTATGGCGGCAATGGACCTACTGGCGCGCAACCTGCGCCGCCGGGCAACCCCGAAAACGGTGATGGCATGA
- the pyrC gene encoding dihydroorotase, whose amino-acid sequence MIDTGRTLITNANLIDPEAGTVTQGSLLIEEGHITRITPGAAPTDMPKGTRVIDAGGRHLAPGIVDIGVKVCEPGERHKESFRSAGLAAAAGGVTTMATRPDTLPAIDSPEVLEFTRRRANEAAPVNVLPMAALTKGRAGKEMTEIGFLMDAGAVAFTDCDHVVQSTKVFARALTYARACGALVIAHPQEPGLSAGAAATSGKFASLYGLPAVSPMAERMGLDRDIALLEMTGARYHADQITTARALPALQRAKRNGLDITAGTSIHHLTLNELDLAGYRTFFKVKPPLRCEEDRQAIIEAVRTGLIDTISSMHTPQDEESKRLPFEEAASGAVALETLLPAALRLYHSGDLDLPTLFRALSLNPAKRLGLPSGRLSVGAPADLVLFDADKPFVLDRFKLRSKSKNTPFDGARMQGRVMTTFVAGTPVYEAN is encoded by the coding sequence GTGATAGATACTGGCCGAACGCTGATCACCAACGCCAACCTGATCGACCCCGAGGCCGGGACCGTCACCCAAGGCAGTCTGCTGATCGAAGAGGGCCATATAACGCGCATCACCCCCGGCGCAGCCCCGACGGACATGCCCAAAGGCACGCGGGTCATCGACGCAGGCGGCAGGCACCTTGCCCCCGGTATCGTCGATATCGGCGTCAAGGTCTGCGAGCCGGGCGAGCGGCACAAGGAATCGTTTCGCTCCGCCGGTCTGGCGGCGGCGGCAGGCGGCGTGACCACAATGGCGACGCGCCCCGACACGCTGCCCGCCATCGACAGCCCCGAAGTGCTGGAATTCACCCGCCGCCGCGCCAATGAGGCCGCGCCGGTCAACGTGCTGCCCATGGCCGCCCTGACCAAAGGGCGCGCAGGCAAGGAAATGACCGAAATCGGCTTTCTCATGGATGCGGGTGCCGTCGCCTTTACCGATTGCGACCATGTCGTGCAAAGCACCAAGGTATTCGCGCGCGCGCTGACCTACGCCCGCGCCTGTGGTGCGCTGGTCATCGCCCACCCGCAAGAGCCGGGGCTGTCCGCAGGGGCCGCCGCCACGTCGGGCAAGTTCGCGTCCCTCTATGGCCTGCCTGCCGTCTCGCCCATGGCCGAGCGGATGGGCCTCGACCGCGACATCGCGCTGCTGGAGATGACAGGCGCGCGCTATCACGCCGACCAGATTACGACAGCGCGCGCCCTGCCCGCGCTGCAGCGTGCCAAGCGCAACGGGCTGGATATCACAGCAGGCACATCAATCCACCACCTGACCCTGAACGAGTTGGACCTCGCGGGCTATCGCACCTTTTTCAAGGTCAAGCCGCCCTTGCGCTGCGAAGAAGACCGCCAAGCCATCATCGAGGCGGTGCGCACGGGCCTGATCGACACGATCAGTTCGATGCACACTCCGCAGGACGAAGAGAGCAAGCGCCTGCCCTTTGAGGAGGCCGCAAGTGGCGCCGTGGCATTGGAAACCCTCCTGCCCGCCGCGCTGCGCCTTTATCATTCGGGCGATCTGGACCTGCCGACGCTGTTCCGCGCACTATCGCTGAATCCTGCGAAACGGTTGGGCCTGCCCTCCGGTCGGCTGTCCGTCGGCGCGCCCGCCGATCTGGTGCTGTTCGATGCCGACAAGCCCTTTGTTCTTGACCGGTTCAAGCTGCGCTCGAAATCCAAGAACACGCCCTTTGACGGCGCGCGGATGCAGGGCCGCGTCATGACGACCTTCGTCGCCGGAACCCCTGTTTATGAGGCCAACTAA
- the plsY gene encoding glycerol-3-phosphate 1-O-acyltransferase PlsY, producing the protein MPLIETSAALLIPWAVIGYLLGSIPSGILIARALGLGDLRSIGSGNIGATNVLRTGSKGAAAATLLLDAAKGAIAVLLARCLAGEDAAQLAGLMALIGHCFPVWLGFRGGKGMATFLGLMLALAWPIGVLCCATWLATALIARISSLSALVSACSAVLWMLVLGYWQMLVLGIVTAALILWRHRANIARLRAGTEPKIGAK; encoded by the coding sequence ATGCCCCTGATTGAAACCTCTGCCGCATTGCTGATCCCATGGGCCGTGATCGGCTATCTGCTGGGATCGATCCCCTCGGGCATTTTAATCGCCCGCGCACTGGGGCTGGGCGATCTGCGCAGCATCGGATCGGGCAATATCGGCGCAACGAACGTCTTGCGTACCGGGTCCAAGGGCGCGGCGGCGGCTACCCTGCTGCTTGATGCGGCCAAGGGCGCAATCGCTGTCCTGCTGGCCCGCTGTCTGGCGGGCGAGGATGCGGCGCAATTGGCGGGCTTGATGGCGCTTATCGGCCACTGCTTTCCTGTTTGGCTAGGCTTTCGAGGCGGCAAGGGGATGGCAACGTTCCTTGGTCTGATGCTGGCGCTGGCGTGGCCCATCGGCGTGCTCTGCTGCGCGACATGGCTGGCGACGGCGCTGATCGCGCGCATCTCCTCGCTGTCGGCCTTGGTTTCGGCGTGCAGCGCGGTCCTGTGGATGCTGGTGCTGGGATACTGGCAGATGCTGGTGCTGGGTATCGTGACGGCGGCGCTGATCCTGTGGCGGCACCGGGCCAACATCGCGCGGCTGCGCGCCGGGACGGAGCCCAAGATCGGCGCAAAGTGA
- a CDS encoding 3'(2'),5'-bisphosphate nucleotidase CysQ, with product MPARDLPLLIDAARAAGEVATGYVGATAKRWDKPQDAGPVTEADLAVNDVLEARLRSARPAYGWLSEESAPDPLRAAAPRTFIIDPIDGTRSFIDGSRAWAHALAVCDEGVVTAAVVYLPMLDLMYAAAAGMGATLNGAPIHASAQAGSEGATLLAAKTMLEAHHWRGAVPAFKREHRPSLAYRLSLVAEGRFDAMLTLRKTWEWDVAAGDLILREAGALSTNRRGQLLRFNNPVPQVDGMVAAGPSLHREMIGALV from the coding sequence TTGCCGGCGCGTGACCTGCCCCTGCTGATCGATGCTGCGCGGGCGGCGGGCGAAGTGGCGACAGGGTATGTCGGCGCTACCGCCAAGCGTTGGGACAAGCCCCAAGATGCGGGCCCTGTGACCGAGGCCGATCTGGCCGTCAACGACGTCCTTGAGGCGCGTTTGCGCAGCGCGCGTCCCGCTTATGGCTGGCTCAGCGAAGAGAGCGCACCTGACCCCCTGCGCGCCGCCGCGCCGCGCACTTTCATCATCGACCCCATCGACGGCACACGCAGCTTTATTGACGGTAGCCGCGCTTGGGCGCACGCGCTGGCCGTCTGCGACGAGGGCGTGGTGACGGCCGCCGTCGTTTATTTGCCTATGCTGGACCTGATGTATGCCGCCGCCGCTGGCATGGGCGCGACACTGAACGGCGCGCCGATCCACGCCAGTGCGCAGGCAGGGTCCGAGGGCGCGACATTATTGGCAGCCAAAACCATGCTGGAGGCGCACCACTGGCGCGGCGCGGTCCCCGCCTTCAAGCGCGAGCATCGACCGTCGCTGGCTTACCGGTTGAGTTTGGTGGCCGAGGGGCGGTTCGATGCCATGCTGACGCTGCGCAAGACATGGGAATGGGACGTGGCCGCTGGCGATCTGATCCTGCGCGAGGCGGGGGCCCTGTCGACGAATCGTCGGGGGCAATTGCTGCGGTTCAACAATCCGGTCCCGCAGGTGGATGGGATGGTGGCAGCAGGGCCGTCGCTACACCGCGAAATGATTGGCGCGCTGGTCTGA